A window from Drosophila miranda strain MSH22 chromosome Y unlocalized genomic scaffold, D.miranda_PacBio2.1 Contig_Y2_pilon, whole genome shotgun sequence encodes these proteins:
- the LOC117193193 gene encoding uncharacterized protein LOC117193193, protein MWQEHEEQVVRPLLASGLVEALPTQQLTADVLHAHCVRIDCNAFEVTGRDGETLKGVFVCGAGLPHHCVPNTVVALDEQFTMKLYAAVPLNAGDVIYNSYTNPLMGTSQR, encoded by the coding sequence ATGTGGCAGGAACACGAGGAGCAAGTAGTGCGCCCGCTGCTGGCCAGTGGCTTGGTTGAGGCCTTGCCCACGCAGCAGTTGACAGCGGACGTGCTCCATGCCCACTGCGTGCGCATTGATTGCAACGCCTTCGAAGTGACTGGTCGGGATGGCGAGACCTTGAAAGGGGTCTTCGTCTGTGGAGCTGGCCTGCCCCACCACTGTGTTCCCAACACGGTTGTGGCCCTGGACGAGCAGTTTACCATGAAGCTGTACGCAGCCGTACCCCTGAATGCCGGCGATGTTATCTACAACTCCTACACGAATCCCCTGATGGGCACCAGCCAGCGATAG